A region from the Polyangiaceae bacterium genome encodes:
- a CDS encoding ATP-binding protein yields MSVAPHLVVTALKTFAELFERAPIGVAILDATGTIQIANEHLGQMLGVEDLVGHKLSAWIAEEDTVGFHHLRRRAFDAKKSLEIHLRVRAANDELLPVRLHLVPVAPGQGVLLIDEAGGEPTHTRERELRREFVHALMRAQDHERRHLARELHDEVGQSLAALDLGLTRLGQSKKASDVQNQVEALSDIVRRLGEEVRRVARGLYPAALDDLGLGPALELLAEENSVALGVPVSIELDDLDGLPGDVALVVYRVVQEALANALRHATPGRVQLSVKREDERLKIEVDDDGRGFSPHQTQGRGLGLRGMRERIEELHGSFAVTSRPGDGTLVTASIPCPEVKP; encoded by the coding sequence ATGTCCGTTGCACCCCACTTGGTCGTGACGGCTCTCAAGACCTTCGCCGAGCTGTTCGAGCGTGCGCCCATCGGGGTCGCCATTCTGGACGCGACTGGCACCATACAGATCGCGAACGAACACCTCGGGCAGATGCTCGGTGTGGAAGATCTCGTCGGACACAAGCTGTCGGCCTGGATCGCCGAGGAAGACACCGTCGGCTTTCATCATCTGCGGCGTCGCGCCTTCGACGCCAAGAAGAGCCTCGAGATCCACCTCCGCGTGCGCGCGGCAAACGACGAGCTACTGCCCGTGCGCTTGCATCTGGTTCCGGTGGCACCCGGTCAGGGCGTGCTGCTCATCGACGAAGCGGGAGGCGAGCCCACTCACACGCGCGAGCGGGAGCTGCGGCGAGAGTTCGTCCACGCGCTCATGCGCGCGCAAGATCACGAGCGGCGCCATCTGGCGCGAGAGCTGCACGACGAAGTCGGCCAGTCCCTCGCGGCTCTGGACCTGGGATTGACGCGGCTGGGACAGAGCAAGAAGGCGTCCGACGTCCAGAACCAGGTGGAGGCCTTGAGCGACATCGTTCGTCGCCTGGGGGAGGAGGTGCGGAGGGTCGCCCGCGGCCTGTATCCGGCGGCATTGGACGACCTCGGCCTGGGCCCCGCCCTGGAGCTGCTCGCCGAGGAGAACTCGGTCGCTCTCGGCGTACCTGTTTCCATCGAGCTGGACGATCTCGACGGCCTCCCAGGGGACGTCGCTCTGGTAGTCTACCGAGTCGTGCAGGAGGCTCTCGCGAACGCGCTTCGCCACGCGACACCGGGGCGCGTGCAGCTCTCGGTGAAGCGTGAGGACGAGCGGTTGAAGATCGAGGTGGACGACGACGGCCGCGGGTTCTCTCCGCATCAGACCCAAGGGCGAGGTCTCGGGCTTCGCGGCATGCGGGAACGGATCGAAGAGCTGCACGGGAGCTTCGCCGTCACGAGCCGCCCGGGGGACGGCACCCTCGTCACGGCGAGCATTCCTTGTCCGGAGGTGAAGCCGTGA
- a CDS encoding DUF2079 domain-containing protein, which yields MSETDDPETTEPEATSEDEAEATPPSEDAPASSDAEAASPENVSDTAGSAAPPPAVSDLDNRWGILARSVTLGGVIGLALVAWAQFTFKATWVTRFLTHNDIAMPQRMRMIASLGVGLVVGAAAVFVAIFLLERRGVVRSTVERWLWFASPLILAPALPQLYRWKPWQGKHETLLPLLLAVTLVAEMLFVHSFRAMPDRVSRLIERVRKALPEVWRKHGPLIVVVAGTIFYIAFMSFYNLRWHYKLRTHNFDLSIDNNLIYSALKGGHMESTVTMGKDPGKYLAIHAKLGQYVILPIYALYPKPETLIVIQSALLGLGALPLFGFAKRHVRPWVAAAVAIAYLCYYPMHSANFCESKYLSLSGFFVLAVYWAVETRRWVPLVLAFICASLMREDVPVGLAIGGTFLVLTGHRPLPGIVMAAVSTVWFLILRLLIMDKAGDWWFPSMYKGLFSPGQEGFVSVAKTLISNPLFTLDKILTKDKFFYLMHLLVPIAFLPVRRWYLWVALIPGALLTMLVTDYKPIFGFSFQYVMHWVPYLFLAVPLALSAIEKENGVARMRGALAALALAVSVSSYNYGAFSARDHSVRGGYFDIEFGFSQKEKDRLADLRETISVIPKDASVVATEGIGAQVSSRRYMYAMRRGLYGADYMLASRKELDYEKTRPFFTRAVKSGEYGVLKRVGEFVVLKKGHDTSGNAALIRDWKL from the coding sequence ATGTCCGAGACGGACGATCCCGAAACCACGGAGCCGGAAGCGACTTCGGAAGACGAGGCGGAAGCGACGCCGCCATCGGAAGATGCACCAGCGTCGTCCGACGCGGAAGCGGCGTCACCGGAAAATGTCAGCGACACTGCGGGTAGCGCTGCGCCGCCCCCTGCGGTTTCGGATCTGGACAACCGCTGGGGGATCCTCGCTCGTTCGGTCACCCTGGGCGGAGTGATCGGCCTGGCCCTGGTGGCGTGGGCGCAGTTCACCTTCAAGGCCACCTGGGTCACGCGCTTCCTGACCCACAACGACATCGCGATGCCGCAGCGCATGCGCATGATCGCGAGCCTCGGCGTGGGCCTGGTGGTGGGCGCCGCGGCGGTCTTCGTGGCGATCTTCCTGCTCGAGCGCCGCGGCGTGGTGCGCAGCACCGTGGAGCGTTGGCTGTGGTTCGCGTCCCCGCTCATCCTGGCGCCGGCGCTTCCACAGCTCTACCGCTGGAAGCCGTGGCAGGGGAAGCACGAGACCCTGCTGCCGCTGCTCCTCGCCGTCACCTTGGTGGCGGAGATGCTCTTCGTCCACTCCTTCCGCGCGATGCCGGACAGGGTGTCGCGATTGATCGAGCGCGTCAGGAAAGCGCTCCCGGAGGTTTGGCGGAAGCACGGCCCGCTCATCGTCGTGGTCGCGGGAACGATTTTCTACATCGCGTTCATGAGCTTCTACAACCTGCGCTGGCACTACAAGCTCAGGACGCACAACTTCGATCTCTCCATCGACAACAATCTCATCTACTCCGCCCTCAAGGGCGGACACATGGAGAGCACCGTCACGATGGGCAAGGACCCGGGCAAGTACTTGGCGATCCACGCCAAGCTCGGCCAGTACGTGATCTTGCCGATCTACGCGCTGTATCCGAAGCCGGAAACGCTCATCGTGATCCAGTCCGCGCTCTTGGGCCTCGGCGCGTTGCCGCTGTTCGGTTTCGCCAAGCGCCACGTGCGGCCCTGGGTCGCAGCCGCCGTGGCCATCGCGTACCTGTGCTACTACCCGATGCACAGCGCGAACTTCTGCGAGTCGAAGTATCTGTCGCTGTCCGGCTTCTTCGTGCTTGCCGTGTACTGGGCGGTGGAGACGCGCCGCTGGGTGCCGTTGGTGCTGGCCTTCATTTGCGCCAGCTTGATGCGGGAGGACGTCCCGGTGGGCTTGGCCATCGGCGGCACGTTCCTGGTGCTCACCGGGCACCGCCCACTGCCAGGGATCGTGATGGCGGCAGTGAGCACCGTCTGGTTTCTGATCCTTCGCTTGCTGATCATGGACAAGGCCGGGGACTGGTGGTTTCCCAGCATGTACAAGGGCCTGTTCTCGCCGGGGCAAGAGGGCTTCGTGAGCGTGGCCAAGACGCTGATCTCGAACCCGCTGTTCACCCTCGACAAGATCCTGACCAAGGACAAATTCTTCTATTTGATGCACCTCTTGGTGCCCATCGCGTTCTTGCCCGTGCGTCGCTGGTACCTGTGGGTCGCGCTGATCCCCGGCGCGCTGCTCACCATGCTGGTCACGGACTACAAACCCATCTTCGGGTTCTCGTTCCAGTACGTGATGCACTGGGTGCCCTACCTGTTCTTGGCCGTTCCCCTGGCGCTGTCGGCGATCGAGAAGGAGAACGGCGTGGCCCGCATGCGGGGCGCTCTCGCCGCCCTGGCGCTCGCCGTGTCGGTGAGCAGCTACAACTACGGTGCGTTCTCGGCCCGGGACCATTCGGTGCGCGGGGGCTACTTCGACATCGAATTCGGGTTCAGTCAGAAGGAAAAGGACCGCCTCGCGGATCTCCGGGAGACGATCAGCGTGATCCCGAAGGACGCCTCCGTCGTGGCGACGGAAGGCATCGGCGCCCAGGTTTCGTCGCGCCGGTACATGTACGCCATGCGACGCGGCTTGTATGGAGCGGACTACATGCTCGCGTCTCGTAAAGAGCTCGACTACGAAAAGACGCGTCCGTTCTTCACTCGGGCCGTGAAGAGCGGGGAGTACGGTGTGCTCAAGCGGGTGGGCGAGTTCGTCGTGCTGAAGAAGGGCCACGACACGTCGGGCAACGCGGCGTTGATCCGCGACTGGAAGCTATGA
- a CDS encoding flippase-like domain-containing protein, which translates to MGLAALGFVVWTFEDLGRRWDPNTLSVSWWLVALSTLPLAAGGLLQAWGWTLLLSRMSGKPVPWAPAIALHVESMMARYVPGKVGLPLVRMAGAATLGVEPAVAGVSVFIEMLSFSAMGGVVGFGTLALAHGQTRGQEALLGPWFTVLLVGFAVGVAALMFVDRKYFPKALLRRIGAGGAGPLVPLILPLIHAAYWGTWVLHGYLMALAIGASHAAALAAAGFFPVALIAGFLALVAPAGAGVREAILSAGMAPVVGATGALSAAVLSRITTLVVEVSVFLLTRPLARKRHQEAR; encoded by the coding sequence ATGGGCCTCGCGGCCCTCGGCTTCGTGGTTTGGACCTTCGAGGATCTCGGTCGTCGCTGGGATCCCAACACGCTGTCCGTCAGCTGGTGGCTCGTCGCCCTCTCCACCTTGCCCCTGGCCGCGGGGGGGCTCTTGCAAGCATGGGGTTGGACGCTGTTGCTCTCACGCATGTCTGGGAAGCCCGTGCCTTGGGCGCCCGCCATCGCGCTCCACGTGGAGAGCATGATGGCCCGCTACGTCCCGGGAAAGGTGGGCTTGCCCCTGGTGCGCATGGCAGGCGCCGCGACCCTGGGCGTGGAGCCCGCGGTGGCCGGTGTTTCGGTGTTCATCGAAATGCTCAGCTTCTCGGCCATGGGCGGCGTCGTCGGCTTCGGCACGCTGGCTCTGGCGCATGGCCAAACCCGTGGGCAAGAGGCACTGCTCGGTCCCTGGTTCACGGTGCTGCTCGTGGGCTTCGCCGTGGGCGTCGCCGCCCTCATGTTCGTGGATCGCAAGTACTTCCCCAAGGCGCTCCTGCGTCGCATTGGCGCGGGCGGCGCGGGCCCTCTGGTGCCGCTGATCCTCCCGCTCATCCACGCCGCCTATTGGGGCACCTGGGTACTGCACGGCTACTTGATGGCCCTCGCCATCGGCGCGAGCCACGCAGCGGCGCTGGCGGCCGCGGGCTTCTTTCCGGTGGCGCTCATCGCGGGCTTCTTGGCGCTGGTGGCGCCGGCTGGCGCGGGAGTGCGCGAAGCGATCTTGTCTGCGGGGATGGCGCCGGTGGTGGGGGCGACGGGCGCGCTGTCCGCGGCGGTGCTCTCTCGCATCACCACGCTGGTGGTGGAGGTCAGCGTGTTCTTGCTCACTCGCCCCCTCGCTCGCAAGCGTCACCAGGAAGCGCGATAG
- a CDS encoding ZIP family metal transporter: MSRSGARGVPCGEIRAIDAGHPHSLRQGRRRTQFIPLACAVHGSESVHALAATALAALVTTVGILVIRRFAEWGRRNAVLFGSFAAGVLIAVSFLHLIPESFEMSARAPYWLLAGYGTMHLTSRFLSSRVCDEDCESGRALGVVALVGIGFHSMVDGIVYAVAFQVGLFTGVLAAVGMVLHEFPEGIVTYALLRGSGLSDRRAALLAFLAAGLTTPLGALLAFPFVGALRGAPLGALLSASAGVLIYVGATHLLPHAERERRRFSLLALTGGMGVALLIVLSGH, from the coding sequence ATGTCACGAAGTGGTGCACGGGGCGTGCCGTGCGGAGAAATCCGTGCAATTGACGCGGGGCACCCGCATTCGCTGCGGCAGGGACGACGACGCACGCAATTCATACCGCTGGCATGCGCAGTGCACGGTTCAGAGAGCGTGCATGCTCTTGCCGCCACTGCTCTCGCCGCCCTCGTCACTACGGTGGGCATCCTCGTCATACGTCGGTTTGCCGAGTGGGGTCGACGAAACGCCGTGCTCTTTGGCAGCTTCGCGGCCGGCGTGCTGATCGCCGTTTCCTTCCTGCATCTGATTCCGGAGTCTTTCGAGATGAGCGCCCGGGCACCGTACTGGCTGCTCGCGGGCTATGGCACGATGCATCTGACCAGTCGATTCCTCTCGAGCCGGGTGTGTGACGAGGACTGCGAATCGGGGCGCGCGCTCGGGGTCGTCGCGCTGGTGGGCATCGGGTTTCACTCGATGGTCGATGGCATCGTGTACGCGGTCGCCTTTCAGGTCGGGCTGTTCACGGGAGTCTTGGCAGCCGTCGGCATGGTGTTGCACGAGTTTCCCGAGGGCATCGTCACCTATGCGCTGCTCCGGGGCAGTGGCCTGTCGGACCGCCGTGCCGCGCTGCTCGCCTTCCTCGCCGCTGGTCTCACCACGCCGCTGGGCGCGCTGTTGGCCTTTCCCTTCGTGGGAGCGCTGCGCGGAGCGCCGCTGGGCGCGCTGCTCTCCGCGTCCGCCGGGGTTCTGATCTACGTGGGCGCGACGCACCTCTTGCCCCACGCCGAACGCGAGCGCCGCCGCTTCAGTCTGCTGGCCTTGACGGGAGGGATGGGGGTGGCGCTGCTCATCGTGCTCAGCGGCCATTGA
- a CDS encoding response regulator has translation MTKSVLVVDDNAHLAKNVGEILAEDGHHVVVETSPLEAWERASSLALGVALLDVRMPDLSGVELFLRLKSIHPEARYVLMTGYARAEEVQPALERGAELVVKPLPPDALRALVRRAMAACESKPPVTFVAVEDGAGLADVEDATEEVIVELQEGEPEEEFLARVVHRLHRVTRDGAQVRRAVFLVGEEDDVDVRPLLARALFTHLAQGEGGELELVAHLGSGAPLRHSLLALAGTLASEGNPHVSVRVKIASS, from the coding sequence ATGACCAAATCGGTCCTCGTCGTCGACGACAACGCCCATCTGGCGAAGAACGTCGGTGAGATATTGGCGGAGGACGGCCACCACGTGGTCGTGGAAACCAGCCCGCTCGAGGCCTGGGAGCGGGCGTCGAGCCTGGCTCTCGGTGTGGCGCTGCTCGACGTGCGCATGCCGGACCTGAGCGGCGTGGAGCTGTTCCTGCGTTTGAAGTCGATCCATCCCGAAGCGCGCTACGTGCTGATGACGGGCTACGCTCGGGCGGAAGAGGTTCAGCCTGCCCTGGAGCGGGGCGCGGAGCTGGTGGTCAAGCCGCTCCCGCCCGATGCCTTGCGTGCGTTGGTGCGGCGCGCGATGGCGGCGTGCGAGAGCAAGCCTCCGGTCACCTTCGTGGCGGTGGAAGACGGCGCGGGGCTGGCCGACGTGGAGGACGCGACGGAAGAGGTCATCGTCGAGCTTCAAGAAGGCGAGCCCGAGGAAGAGTTCTTGGCTCGGGTCGTGCACCGGCTCCACCGCGTGACCCGAGATGGAGCGCAGGTTCGCCGAGCAGTGTTTCTGGTCGGCGAGGAAGACGACGTGGACGTGCGACCGCTCCTCGCCCGAGCGCTCTTCACCCATCTGGCACAAGGAGAGGGCGGAGAGCTCGAGTTGGTGGCGCACCTGGGCTCCGGTGCTCCGCTACGCCATTCCCTGTTGGCGCTCGCGGGGACGCTCGCGAGCGAAGGCAATCCGCACGTGAGCGTGCGGGTCAAGATTGCGTCGAGCTGA
- a CDS encoding metallophosphoesterase has product MDSLSRPVLAATLLVASSCLRFTPFSTEPSERDLTQKNLARIAAQEQTLPFSFVALGDTHDGYDELSGTVKAINARNDIRFVVVAGDMSDRSLLGEFELTQARLGDIRVPVLTVIGNHDAIADGPEIYRKMYGPLNYTFSYAGTKFVMFNSNSLEFPHVAPDREWLTKETQSREGAERLIWVTHQPVYAPADIPNGGSKEFYRQLLEAEPVDLVVHGHLLDYALGTYEGTTLLQCSTHEYSAVFTVVTVAETSITFSRCHYDDCESVTPASEMPE; this is encoded by the coding sequence ATGGATTCGCTTTCGCGCCCGGTGCTCGCGGCGACGTTACTGGTCGCGTCGAGCTGTCTGCGCTTCACACCATTTTCCACCGAGCCGTCGGAGCGGGACCTGACACAGAAGAACCTCGCGCGCATCGCGGCTCAGGAGCAAACGCTGCCCTTTTCCTTCGTCGCCCTGGGCGACACCCACGACGGCTACGACGAGCTGTCCGGTACGGTGAAGGCCATCAACGCGCGCAACGACATCCGCTTCGTGGTCGTGGCGGGCGACATGTCGGACCGCAGCCTTCTGGGGGAATTCGAGCTGACTCAAGCGCGCTTGGGCGACATTCGAGTGCCGGTGCTGACGGTGATCGGCAATCACGACGCCATCGCCGACGGCCCGGAAATCTATCGCAAGATGTACGGGCCGCTGAACTACACGTTCAGCTACGCCGGCACCAAGTTCGTGATGTTCAACTCGAACTCGCTCGAGTTCCCGCACGTGGCGCCGGACCGCGAGTGGCTCACGAAGGAGACTCAGTCTCGGGAGGGCGCGGAGCGGCTGATCTGGGTCACGCATCAGCCCGTCTACGCGCCAGCGGACATCCCCAACGGCGGCTCCAAGGAGTTCTATCGACAGCTCTTGGAAGCGGAGCCGGTCGACCTGGTCGTTCACGGCCACCTGCTCGACTACGCCCTCGGCACCTACGAAGGAACGACCTTGCTGCAGTGCTCGACCCACGAGTACTCCGCGGTGTTCACGGTGGTGACCGTAGCCGAGACGAGCATCACCTTCTCGCGCTGCCACTACGACGACTGCGAGAGCGTCACGCCGGCATCGGAGATGCCAGAATGA
- a CDS encoding carbon-nitrogen hydrolase: protein MAKRTVKLGLVQMSTSDDKNHNVKKAIEGVREAAGRGAQIVCLQELFASPYFCQVEDADLFDLAEPIPGPTTETVAAVAKEKGVTVVTSVFEKRAPGLYHNTAVIYGEKGEQLGMYRKMHIPDDPLYYEKFYFTPGDLGFVTVDTSRARVGPLVCWDQWYPEAARLTALRGAEILFYPTAIGWHPGEKAEFGEQQRAAWHTIQKSHAIANGVFVCAVNRVGHEGPKDGGIEFWGGSFVCDPFGVVLAEAGMGEEVLVVECDLSRQEEVRRGWPFLRDRRIDAYGGIVKRLIEGE from the coding sequence ATGGCGAAGCGAACGGTGAAGCTCGGTCTCGTGCAGATGAGCACGAGCGACGACAAGAACCACAACGTGAAGAAGGCGATCGAAGGCGTGCGAGAGGCGGCGGGGCGCGGCGCGCAGATCGTGTGCCTGCAGGAGCTGTTTGCGTCGCCTTACTTCTGCCAGGTGGAAGACGCCGATCTGTTCGACCTTGCGGAGCCCATCCCGGGTCCCACCACGGAGACAGTGGCCGCCGTCGCGAAGGAGAAGGGCGTCACCGTGGTGACCAGCGTGTTCGAGAAACGCGCGCCGGGCCTGTATCACAACACCGCCGTGATCTACGGCGAGAAGGGCGAGCAGCTCGGGATGTATCGCAAGATGCACATCCCGGACGACCCCCTCTACTACGAGAAGTTCTACTTCACGCCCGGGGATCTGGGGTTCGTCACCGTGGACACGTCCAGGGCGCGGGTGGGCCCACTGGTGTGCTGGGATCAGTGGTATCCGGAGGCCGCGCGGCTCACGGCGCTCCGAGGCGCAGAGATCCTGTTCTATCCCACCGCCATCGGCTGGCACCCGGGAGAGAAGGCGGAATTCGGCGAGCAGCAGCGCGCCGCGTGGCACACGATCCAGAAGAGCCACGCCATCGCCAACGGCGTGTTCGTGTGTGCGGTCAACCGCGTCGGCCACGAAGGGCCGAAGGACGGCGGCATCGAGTTCTGGGGCGGCTCCTTCGTGTGCGATCCCTTCGGGGTGGTGTTGGCGGAAGCCGGCATGGGAGAAGAGGTGCTGGTGGTCGAATGTGATCTGTCCCGCCAGGAAGAGGTGCGTCGCGGCTGGCCGTTCTTGCGCGATCGTCGCATCGACGCCTACGGTGGAATCGTCAAGCGACTCATCGAGGGTGAATGA
- a CDS encoding NifB/NifX family molybdenum-iron cluster-binding protein, with protein MRIGFTLLLNQNDSRLSPHFGKAKWIGIYDTETESMRFERNTGLNGRFVADVLGDADCTHAVLTSIGPGALEHLRRYGIAALQGDADTPWPLLAKKVQSDALPPAEASDHERHHLH; from the coding sequence ATGCGCATCGGCTTCACCCTGCTGCTGAACCAGAACGACTCTCGGCTCTCGCCCCACTTCGGCAAGGCCAAGTGGATCGGCATCTACGACACGGAGACCGAGAGCATGCGCTTCGAGCGCAACACCGGGCTCAACGGCCGCTTCGTCGCGGACGTTCTGGGGGACGCCGACTGCACCCACGCGGTGCTCACCAGCATCGGCCCGGGTGCCTTGGAGCACCTCCGCCGCTACGGCATCGCCGCGCTTCAGGGTGACGCCGACACGCCCTGGCCGCTGCTCGCCAAGAAGGTGCAGAGCGACGCGCTACCGCCGGCGGAGGCCAGCGACCACGAGCGCCATCATCTGCATTGA
- a CDS encoding metallophosphoesterase: MLLGREELLHLLPHPLKRWTLLSAIAWVALVAGCSDDTGKLAASGTGDVSNPPAARGSSASPLDEACGPGAVTAGGAAVLRRWPYLQDVTTSSASVALTSVPGVTPHLTVTLPDGSVVAQLEMGIDASAHPPAAEQHLVTVDGLTPGTLYCYAVDGLVGRAGFRTAPALGGDDTIRFVAFGDSGSGGPEQRTLYDQMRQFPFDFVIHLGDLAYEKGAFGEIEQHFFRVYSPTLRSFPVFPAIGNHDVATASGAPYLQSFVLPSGIPEREERQYSFDFGDVHFVALDTERIDAEQSLWLDEDLGATSAPWSIVFAHRPAYSSGAHGGSAAFRQTFGPILKKHAVPLVLSGHEHDYERTLPIAGTTYVVSGGGGRETRAVGHSVFTAYSEDVLHFLVVEANARRIALHAIDGVGREFDSAVIERQ; this comes from the coding sequence ATGTTGCTCGGTCGAGAAGAGTTGCTACACCTCTTGCCGCACCCGTTGAAGCGCTGGACTCTCCTCTCTGCGATCGCGTGGGTCGCCTTGGTTGCTGGCTGCAGCGACGACACCGGCAAGCTCGCCGCCAGCGGCACGGGTGACGTGTCGAACCCTCCGGCGGCTCGCGGCAGCTCGGCCAGCCCCTTGGACGAAGCGTGTGGGCCCGGGGCCGTCACGGCCGGCGGCGCCGCGGTGCTCCGCCGCTGGCCCTACTTGCAGGACGTCACCACCAGCTCGGCGAGTGTCGCGCTCACCAGCGTGCCCGGCGTCACTCCGCATCTCACCGTGACGCTGCCGGACGGCTCCGTCGTCGCCCAGCTGGAGATGGGCATCGACGCCTCGGCGCACCCGCCGGCGGCGGAGCAGCACTTGGTGACCGTCGATGGCCTCACCCCCGGCACCCTGTATTGCTACGCGGTCGACGGCCTGGTGGGGCGCGCGGGATTTCGCACCGCACCCGCCCTCGGCGGGGACGACACCATACGCTTCGTCGCCTTCGGGGATTCGGGCAGCGGCGGGCCCGAGCAGCGCACGCTGTACGACCAAATGCGGCAATTTCCCTTCGATTTCGTGATCCACCTCGGGGACCTGGCCTACGAGAAGGGCGCCTTCGGCGAGATCGAGCAGCACTTCTTCCGGGTGTACTCACCCACGCTGCGGAGCTTCCCGGTGTTCCCCGCCATTGGCAATCACGACGTCGCGACCGCATCCGGCGCGCCCTACCTGCAGAGCTTCGTGTTGCCCAGCGGCATCCCCGAGCGCGAGGAGCGGCAGTACTCCTTCGACTTCGGCGACGTGCACTTCGTGGCGCTCGATACCGAGCGCATCGACGCCGAACAGTCTCTGTGGCTGGACGAGGATCTCGGGGCCACCAGCGCGCCGTGGAGCATCGTGTTCGCGCATCGCCCGGCGTACTCTTCGGGCGCGCATGGTGGTTCCGCGGCGTTCCGACAGACCTTTGGCCCTATCCTGAAGAAGCACGCCGTTCCCTTGGTGCTGTCGGGGCACGAGCATGACTACGAGCGCACGCTGCCCATCGCTGGCACGACGTACGTGGTCAGTGGTGGGGGTGGCCGGGAAACGCGGGCCGTGGGCCACAGCGTGTTCACTGCGTACTCCGAGGACGTGCTGCACTTCCTGGTGGTGGAAGCCAACGCCCGGCGCATCGCGCTCCACGCCATAGATGGGGTAGGGCGGGAGTTCGACTCCGCGGTGATCGAACGTCAGTGA
- a CDS encoding glycosyltransferase family 2 protein encodes MRPKLSFVIPFLDEEQTLAELFDRIAKAVAPLLAEGETWELVFVDDGSRDESVAVVEELVEKHPEVRLVELQGNFGKSAALSAGFSRAQGRVVFTLDADLQDDPKEIPRFLEKLDEGYDLVSGYKQQRNDPITKVFPSRVFNWMVRRATGITLHDVNCGFKAYRDVVLKNVRLYGELHRFVPVLAHWKRFRVGELVVEHHARKFGHSKFGGGRFFRGLMDLLTVVFLMKYERRPAHFFGGIGGATLLLGVVICGYLAVIWFGGQSIGHRPLLSLGVLLIVVGVQILATGMIAELMVHSRADVPYVVRREIGQQDVGPARATAEPSKQGVSAASQQT; translated from the coding sequence ATGCGCCCGAAGCTTTCTTTCGTCATCCCCTTCTTGGACGAGGAGCAGACCCTCGCCGAGCTCTTCGATCGCATCGCGAAGGCGGTCGCGCCGCTGCTTGCCGAGGGTGAGACCTGGGAGCTCGTGTTCGTGGACGACGGCAGCCGGGACGAGTCCGTCGCCGTAGTGGAAGAGCTGGTGGAAAAGCACCCCGAGGTGCGGCTCGTGGAGCTACAGGGAAACTTCGGAAAGAGCGCGGCGCTCTCGGCGGGCTTCTCGCGGGCGCAGGGCCGCGTGGTCTTCACGCTGGACGCGGATCTGCAGGACGACCCCAAGGAGATCCCGCGCTTCTTGGAGAAGCTCGACGAGGGTTACGACCTGGTCAGCGGCTACAAGCAGCAGCGCAACGATCCCATCACCAAGGTGTTCCCCTCGCGGGTGTTCAACTGGATGGTGCGCCGCGCGACGGGCATCACCCTCCACGACGTGAACTGTGGCTTCAAGGCCTACCGGGACGTCGTGCTCAAGAACGTACGGCTGTACGGCGAGCTGCATCGCTTCGTTCCGGTGCTCGCCCACTGGAAGCGCTTTCGAGTGGGGGAGCTGGTGGTGGAGCACCACGCACGGAAGTTCGGCCACAGCAAGTTCGGCGGGGGCCGCTTCTTCCGCGGCTTGATGGACCTGCTCACCGTGGTGTTCCTGATGAAGTACGAGCGCCGCCCGGCGCACTTCTTCGGGGGCATCGGCGGCGCCACCCTGCTCTTGGGCGTGGTCATTTGCGGCTACCTCGCGGTGATCTGGTTCGGCGGGCAGAGCATCGGACACCGGCCGCTGCTCTCCCTCGGCGTGCTGCTCATCGTGGTGGGCGTGCAGATCCTGGCCACCGGCATGATCGCCGAGCTGATGGTGCACTCCCGAGCGGACGTGCCGTACGTGGTTCGCCGAGAGATCGGGCAGCAGGATGTCGGTCCGGCGCGAGCCACTGCGGAACCCTCCAAGCAGGGTGTTTCCGCGGCGAGCCAACAAACCTGA